In one window of Azoarcus olearius DNA:
- the lysA gene encoding diaminopimelate decarboxylase, translating to MSSTASAAYPLPSLSDGPAGLMLEEVPLATLAERFGTPTYVYSRAALTAAFRDWQAALAGRRSLVCYAVKANSNLGVLSVFAQLGAGFDIVSGGELARVIAAGGRADRVVFSGVGKSRAEMRQALAAGIRCFNVESAPELERLNEVAGELGQRAPIALRVNPDVDPKTHPYISTGLKSNKFGVAFGEALELYRRAATLPHLRISGIACHIGSQLLDPAPVAEATAKVLGLVDQLSAEGIVLDHIDLGGGLGIRYRDETPPSVAAYLAPLLAAFGDRREEICFEPGRSLVGNAGLLLTRVEYLKHGEEKNFAIVDAAMNDLARPALYDAYHEAVAVCRSDAPRQRYEIVGPICESGDFLAHDRELALRDGDLVALLSAGAYGMTMSSNYNTRPRAAEVMVDGGQVHLVRERETVEALYAGEHLLP from the coding sequence ATGAGTTCCACCGCGTCCGCCGCCTATCCGCTGCCTTCCCTGTCCGACGGCCCTGCCGGCCTGATGCTGGAAGAGGTTCCGCTCGCCACCCTGGCCGAACGCTTCGGAACGCCCACCTACGTCTACTCGCGGGCGGCGCTGACCGCAGCCTTTCGCGACTGGCAGGCTGCCCTTGCGGGGCGCCGCAGCCTGGTGTGCTATGCGGTAAAGGCGAATTCCAACCTTGGCGTGCTATCGGTGTTTGCGCAACTCGGCGCCGGGTTTGACATCGTCTCGGGCGGCGAGTTGGCGCGCGTGATCGCAGCAGGTGGTCGCGCCGACCGCGTCGTGTTCTCCGGCGTCGGCAAGAGCCGCGCCGAAATGCGCCAGGCCCTTGCCGCCGGAATCCGCTGCTTCAACGTCGAATCGGCCCCCGAGCTGGAGCGGCTGAACGAGGTGGCCGGCGAACTGGGACAGCGCGCCCCGATCGCACTGCGGGTCAATCCCGATGTGGATCCGAAGACCCACCCGTACATCTCCACCGGGCTGAAGAGCAACAAGTTCGGCGTCGCGTTCGGCGAAGCGCTCGAACTCTACCGTCGCGCCGCAACCCTGCCCCACCTCCGGATCAGCGGCATCGCCTGCCATATCGGCTCGCAGCTGCTCGATCCCGCGCCCGTCGCGGAAGCTACGGCCAAGGTCCTCGGGCTCGTCGACCAGTTGTCGGCCGAGGGCATCGTGCTCGATCACATCGACCTCGGCGGCGGCCTCGGCATCCGCTACCGCGACGAAACGCCGCCCAGCGTGGCCGCGTACCTCGCACCGCTGCTGGCCGCCTTCGGCGACCGCCGCGAAGAGATCTGCTTCGAGCCGGGTCGCTCCCTGGTCGGCAACGCCGGTCTGCTGCTTACCCGGGTGGAGTACCTCAAGCACGGCGAGGAAAAGAACTTCGCAATCGTCGACGCGGCGATGAACGATCTCGCGCGCCCCGCGCTGTACGACGCCTACCACGAGGCGGTGGCCGTCTGCCGCAGTGACGCTCCGCGGCAACGCTACGAAATCGTCGGCCCCATTTGTGAAAGCGGCGACTTCCTCGCCCATGACCGCGAGCTTGCGCTGCGCGACGGCGACCTCGTCGCACTGCTGTCGGCCGGCGCCTATGGCATGACGATGAGTTCGAACTACAACACACGCCCGCGCGCCGCCGAAGTGATGGTCGACGGCGGGCAGGTGCATCTCGTGCGCGAACGTGAAACGGTCGAGGCGCTCTACGCGGGCGAACACCTGCTTCCCTGA
- the ubiD gene encoding 4-hydroxy-3-polyprenylbenzoate decarboxylase, which produces MKYEDLRDFIAQLEARGELKRIAAPVDTHLEMTEIADRVLRAGGPALLFEKPVTRGVPQAIPVLANLFGTPQRVAMGMGEDVADGDWSTPLREVGRLLSFLKEPEPPKGLKDAWEKWPVLKQVLNMAPKEVRSAPCQQVVWEGDQVDLGKLPIQHCWPGDAAPLITWGLVVTRGPHKKRQNLGIYRQQVIGRNRVIMRWLAHRGGALDFREHQQAHPGEPFPVTVVLGCDPATILGAVTPVPDTISEYQFAGLLRGAKTELVKCLGSDLQVPASSEIVLEGVIHADDMAPEGPYGDHTGYYNEVADFPVFTIERITMRRDPIYHSTYTGKPPDEPAMLGLALNEVFVPLLQKQFPEITDFYLPPEGCSYRLAVVSMKKQYPGHAKRVMFGIWSFLRQFMYTKFIIVVDDDVNIRDWKEVIWAMTTRVDATRDTTLVDNTPIDYLDFASPVAGLGSKMGIDATNKWPGETNREWGRPIVMDAAVKRRVDEIWSTLGL; this is translated from the coding sequence ATGAAATACGAGGACCTGCGCGACTTCATCGCCCAGCTCGAAGCCCGCGGCGAACTCAAGCGCATCGCCGCGCCGGTGGATACCCACCTGGAGATGACCGAGATCGCCGATCGCGTGCTGCGCGCCGGCGGCCCCGCGCTGCTGTTCGAGAAGCCGGTGACCCGAGGTGTGCCACAGGCCATCCCGGTGCTCGCCAACTTGTTCGGCACACCACAGCGGGTGGCGATGGGCATGGGCGAGGACGTCGCCGATGGCGACTGGAGCACGCCGCTGCGCGAAGTCGGCCGGCTGCTGTCCTTCCTGAAGGAGCCGGAGCCGCCCAAGGGCCTGAAGGACGCCTGGGAGAAATGGCCGGTGCTGAAGCAGGTGCTCAACATGGCGCCCAAGGAAGTGCGCTCGGCGCCCTGCCAGCAGGTGGTGTGGGAGGGCGACCAGGTCGATCTTGGCAAGCTGCCGATCCAGCACTGCTGGCCGGGCGATGCGGCGCCCTTGATCACCTGGGGCCTGGTGGTGACGCGCGGGCCGCACAAGAAGCGTCAGAACCTCGGCATCTACCGCCAGCAGGTGATCGGCCGCAACCGGGTGATCATGCGCTGGCTGGCGCACCGCGGCGGCGCGCTCGACTTCCGCGAACACCAGCAGGCGCACCCGGGCGAGCCCTTCCCGGTGACGGTGGTGCTCGGCTGCGATCCGGCCACCATCCTGGGCGCGGTGACGCCGGTGCCGGACACCATCTCCGAATATCAGTTCGCCGGCCTGCTGCGCGGCGCCAAGACCGAACTGGTGAAGTGCCTCGGCTCCGACCTGCAGGTGCCGGCGTCGAGCGAGATCGTGCTCGAAGGCGTGATCCATGCGGACGACATGGCGCCGGAAGGCCCTTACGGCGACCACACCGGCTACTACAACGAGGTCGCCGACTTCCCGGTGTTCACGATCGAACGCATCACGATGCGGCGCGATCCGATCTACCACTCCACCTACACCGGCAAGCCGCCCGATGAGCCGGCGATGCTCGGGCTGGCGCTGAACGAGGTGTTCGTGCCGCTGCTGCAGAAGCAGTTTCCCGAGATCACCGATTTCTACCTGCCGCCGGAGGGCTGTTCGTACCGGCTGGCGGTGGTGAGCATGAAGAAGCAGTACCCGGGGCACGCCAAGCGGGTGATGTTCGGCATCTGGAGCTTCCTGCGCCAGTTCATGTACACCAAGTTCATCATCGTCGTGGATGATGACGTGAACATCCGCGACTGGAAGGAAGTGATCTGGGCGATGACCACCCGGGTGGATGCCACGCGCGACACCACGCTGGTCGATAACACCCCGATCGACTACCTCGATTTCGCCAGCCCGGTGGCCGGGCTCGGCTCCAAGATGGGCATCGACGCGACCAACAAGTGGCCGGGTGAAACGAATCGCGAATGGGGGCGTCCCATCGTCATGGATGCGGCGGTCAAGCGTCGCGTGGACGAAATCTGGAGCACGCTGGGCCTGTAG
- a CDS encoding DUF4870 family protein, protein MADTPYTVANTGTRPSGGQLTLTHVMYALHAFAVITGVLGSATIVVSFIASLPSIAAVVLNYWNRGAVRGTWLDSHFRWQLRTFWFAVLWVAVALLFAVTVIGLPLAFGAVVVTGLWVLYRMARGWWALSQRQPLPVD, encoded by the coding sequence ATGGCCGATACCCCCTACACCGTTGCCAACACAGGAACACGCCCGTCGGGCGGGCAACTCACCCTGACCCACGTGATGTACGCGCTGCACGCGTTTGCCGTGATCACCGGTGTGCTCGGGTCGGCCACCATCGTCGTCAGCTTCATCGCCAGCCTGCCGTCGATTGCCGCCGTGGTGCTCAACTACTGGAACCGCGGCGCCGTGCGCGGCACCTGGCTCGACAGCCATTTCCGCTGGCAGCTGCGGACATTCTGGTTTGCGGTCTTGTGGGTTGCGGTGGCGCTTCTGTTCGCGGTCACGGTCATCGGCCTGCCGCTTGCCTTCGGCGCTGTGGTCGTAACCGGGCTGTGGGTGCTTTACCGCATGGCGCGCGGGTGGTGGGCGCTGAGCCAGCGCCAGCCGCTGCCTGTCGATTGA
- the dacB gene encoding D-alanyl-D-alanine carboxypeptidase/D-alanyl-D-alanine-endopeptidase, whose product MKRGFYRAQPATGAGVARRPATAGLLRRLAVLLVAATAQPAFAELPPAVAAALDTARIPAEAVSAWVQPVDGSPPALAHNAARPMNPASTMKLVTAFAAFSQLGPAYTWHTRVARAGEVRNGRLEGELFLIGGADPMLDEDRVRRLLRKVRGLGVQHIAGGIVLDASALALPPHDPALFDGRPLRPYNSGPYGLLMHYNTLQLALFPAEAGGPVTVVAEPPLAGLALENRLVGGSGACEPWQRGLEAALSPAGGLVLSGSLPVACGVRNWSAAPLAPSAYAAALVGAVWGELGGTAGNAVREAVTPGSATILLDEESRPLADVIRDMNKWSSNVIARQLLATLGMNQPGDAVEAGAAAAQRALAAAGIDTSGLVIENGAGLSRLERVRADTLAATLLAAWQRPWMPEYIAALPVAGVDGTARRRLNGSPANGYAHLKTGTLEGVRAMAGYVTDARGQRHIVVMMVNHPQAAASAAAQDALVEWVWAGR is encoded by the coding sequence ATGAAGCGCGGATTCTACCGGGCACAACCCGCAACGGGCGCCGGCGTTGCACGGCGCCCTGCCACCGCCGGCCTGCTGCGCCGGCTCGCCGTGCTGCTTGTGGCGGCCACCGCGCAACCGGCTTTCGCCGAGCTGCCGCCCGCCGTCGCCGCTGCGCTCGACACGGCACGCATCCCCGCCGAAGCCGTCAGTGCCTGGGTGCAGCCGGTGGATGGCAGCCCGCCCGCCCTCGCGCACAATGCCGCGCGCCCGATGAACCCGGCCTCCACGATGAAGCTGGTGACCGCGTTTGCGGCGTTCTCGCAGCTCGGCCCCGCCTACACCTGGCACACCCGCGTCGCACGCGCCGGGGAAGTGCGCAACGGCCGCCTCGAGGGTGAGCTTTTCCTGATCGGCGGCGCCGATCCGATGCTCGACGAGGACCGGGTTCGCCGCCTGCTGCGCAAGGTGCGCGGACTTGGCGTCCAGCACATCGCCGGCGGCATCGTGCTCGATGCGTCGGCGTTGGCGCTGCCGCCGCACGACCCGGCACTGTTCGACGGCCGCCCGCTGCGCCCCTACAACAGCGGCCCCTACGGCCTGCTGATGCATTACAACACCCTGCAGCTCGCGCTGTTTCCCGCCGAAGCCGGCGGCCCGGTCACCGTGGTGGCGGAGCCGCCGCTGGCGGGCCTCGCGCTCGAGAACCGGCTGGTGGGCGGCAGCGGCGCCTGCGAACCATGGCAGCGCGGCCTGGAGGCGGCGCTCTCGCCGGCAGGCGGCCTCGTTCTGTCCGGTTCGCTGCCGGTGGCATGCGGTGTCCGTAACTGGAGCGCCGCGCCTCTGGCGCCATCCGCCTATGCGGCGGCGCTGGTCGGTGCAGTGTGGGGAGAACTCGGCGGCACCGCCGGCAATGCGGTGCGCGAGGCGGTCACGCCGGGCAGCGCGACGATCCTGCTCGACGAGGAATCGCGGCCGCTGGCCGACGTGATACGCGACATGAACAAGTGGTCCAGCAACGTCATCGCGCGCCAGCTCCTTGCCACGCTCGGCATGAACCAGCCGGGGGACGCGGTTGAGGCCGGCGCGGCCGCGGCCCAGCGCGCGCTCGCGGCGGCCGGCATCGACACCAGCGGCCTGGTGATCGAAAACGGCGCCGGTCTGTCCCGCCTGGAACGCGTGCGCGCCGACACCCTGGCCGCAACGCTGCTGGCCGCGTGGCAACGGCCCTGGATGCCCGAGTACATCGCCGCGCTGCCGGTGGCGGGCGTGGATGGCACCGCGCGCCGCCGCCTCAACGGCAGCCCCGCCAACGGCTACGCCCACCTCAAGACCGGCACGCTGGAAGGCGTGCGCGCAATGGCGGGCTATGTGACCGACGCCCGCGGGCAGCGCCACATCGTCGTCATGATGGTGAATCACCCCCAGGCAGCGGCCAGCGCGGCGGCGCAGGATGCCTTGGTGGAGTGGGTGTGGGCCGGACGCTGA